CCTTACCTGAATATTTTTACCCGCAAAACTGTGAAATATCTGGTTGTGCTTGTGTTTGTGGTGATCATCCAGTTTTTTATTGTTCCCACTGCTATTCAGGAAATGGAACTGAGTACTATTGATACTTTCTGGAGCAACAGTACCTCGCTGGAAGATACCAGTTCTGCCGGTCACTTTGAAAGTCTGGACAGAGGTTATAAAATTGCATGGGAGAACATTGGAAACGGTATTGGCTTAGGGAAAGTTGGGGCACATACTGCCGCATTTTTTGATAACGCACTGGTTATCGAATCCGGGTACTTATCAGTAATTATTGAACTTGGCTTAATGACTGCCGTATTTGTATACCTGTCATTTCCACTGGTGCATTATAAAAAAGGCTCACTGTCTACCGTCATTATCCTGGTTTACCTTGCGGTGTCCTTCCTTTTGCCTCTAATCTATTACGTAGAATTATCCCTGTTAATTCTCATCACTATTGAAGCGCTAAATAACGAAAAGAAAATATATGTTGATCATAGTAGGAAGTCCATGGCAAGCTCTTTTGGCTAAGAGCTATATTCTCAAGGAGAATATAACTGACCCGCAATACATCATTGAGAAATCATCTCCGAAATCATTCGCAGAGATTATAAAAATACTCGATGCCGAACAGGATTCGATCCGTATGATTATTGAATGGTCGCAACTCTCTGTGCTTTCCAGGGCGAAAGCTAACATCGCATCCTCCTATATTGATGCGGTTAAGCAGGCCCTGCAACACGATTACTTTAAAACTGTAGAAACGATCCTGGTCTTTTCTGAGCAAACCGTTCTCTTTAAAATCATTTATGATCTTTTTGGGGATGATAAAACTTATATCAAATCAGAAGACGGGATCCTGGACTATCTTCCGGAACTTAAACACCACAGTTTGTTAAAACAGATTGCCGGATATCTGTTCATCCAGTCGAAAGTTAAATATTACGTCTATAAAAACTATTATCCTGTGTTCAGCCAGGTGATCATGTTCAGTAAGGTTGAAGAAGTGAGCCCGGAGCGTTATGTTCCACTGGCGAGCCTTAAAAAAGAATTCCTGACCGTTTTAAAAACGGCGTATCAGATTACCGAAGGAAGTGATACTTTCAAAGGTAAAGATGTGCTGCTGCTTTGCCAGTCTCTCTCCGAAGATAAAGTTGTTCCTCTGGAAGAAGAGCTGAAATTGTATGAGAAATTTATTCAACGTTGTAACGACTTAAAAATGACGGTGATTATCAAACCTCATCCACGGTCGTGCCCGGAAAAAATTGAAGCTCTAAGTAAGCTCACCTCCAACCGGGTGGAGTTTTTTGAAGATTATGGCATTCCGGCCGAATCCATGTTGCTGAACGGGAAATTTAAAGAAGTTGTCGGCGTTTATTCTAATACCATTATCTATGCCCATGAATTTTTTGGCGTTAAAGGGATTTCTTTACTCACCCCGCAAATGATTGAGCGGTTGGCCCGTAAAGAAAAAAAGAAATTTACTTATATCTACGCGCAGTTAAGAAAGTATTTTAGTAATGAATATACTGTTTTCCAATAGCTTATGAATTTGACATCGTTTCTTCCTCTTAAGATGAACATTGCGATCCTGGCGATTGCGATCATCCCGTTTACCGGCGGCTTTCAAAGCAGCCCAAAAGAAAAACCAGCTGCTGATATTAAATTAGGAGCTTATTATTTTGACGGATGGACTGGAAAATATGCACAGCATATCAGCCCTAAACTAATGAACTCCTTTGCGAACAGGAAACCAAAATGGGGCTGGATCACAAGCTCTCAGAGCGTTGTTGACCAGCAGATTACAGCGGCCTCCAATGCGGGGCTTTCTTTCTTTAGTTTCTGCTGGTATTATAGCGGGAAAGACAAATTTAAAACAGAGCCCCTGAATAATGCATTGAAGTATTTTCAAAAGTCTGCCAATACCAGTAAAATGGAATACTGCCTGATGGTGGCTAACCATAAAGGATTTGAAATAGGTACAGCTGACTGGAGTACGGTCCAGGCAGAATGGGTAAAGCAATTTAAAACGCCAAACTATTTAAAAGTAAATGGTAAACCGCTGCTTATCATTTTCTCAGTCGAGAATCTCATTAAAGATCTGGGGTCAGCAGATGCTGTTAAAAGTGCTTTTCAGGACTTAAAAACTGCTGCAACAGCTGGCGGGTTAAGCGGTGTAACCATGGCCGCCTGTATTTCTGGTGATGCACGGAGCATCAAACAAGCAGAAGATTGTGGCTTTGATATCCTGACTGGCTATAACCAGCATAGCGCAGGTTTTACGGCGAAAACTACACAGATTCCTATTGACAGCATGCGGACTGCCGAGAAAAGGTTATGGAACAGGGTTGCTAAAATCAGTGACCTGCCCTATATCCCTGTATCCACCCTGAACTGGGACCCAAGACCTTGGGCAGCAGCAAATAATGCCTATGATTCCGCTCCTTATTTTGTCGGTTATTCTGAAAAATCAGTTTATAACTCCGTTTCCGGAATGATGACCTGGATGAATAAAAATACAGCACATACAACCAAAGAAAACATTGCACTGCTTTACGCATGGAATGAAAACGGAGAAGGTGCCTATCTGACTCCCTCTGCAAAAGGGCCAAACTTCCTCAGGGGACTACAAAAAGCTTTAAATAAACAATAATGAGTTTGATACAAAAAAAGATAAGAATTCTGCTCGACGCACATATTTTTGATCATTCTTTTCAGGGTACCGCTACTTACATGTATGGATTATATTCTGCGCTGGTAGAATTCGAAGGACTCGAAATCTCTTTATGCGCAAATGACCTTCAGCATTTAAAAGCACTGTTTCCTGATCCAAGATTTCAATTTGTACAATTGAATGCAGGCTCAAGCATCAAAAGACTGCTGACCGAATATCCTAAACTAATCAAAGAAGGGAAATATGACTATGCGCACTTCCAATATATAGTCCCCTTTGTTAAAAACTGTAAATTCATCAATACCGTTCACGACCTGCTGTTTTTAGAATTTAAACAATATTTTCCCTGGTCTTACCGCATGAGCAGAAAGGTGCTTTTTTGGGCTTCTGCTAAAAGATCAGATATTGTATTGACGGTTTCAGAATATTCACGAATTGATGTTTCTAAAAAGTTCCTGATTGCTAAAGAACAGATTCATGTAACCCCGAATGCCGTTACGGTAAGCCCGGGGAAGGTCGGATCCGAAATTAATATCAAAGCGAAATATGGCATCGAGAAATATATCCTGTTCGTCAGCCGCTTTGAGCCCAGAAAAAATCACAGTGGACTGTTAAACGCTTTCCTGAATTTAAAGCTCTACGAACAAGGTTATAACCTTGTTTTTATCGGGAGTAAAAAAGAGAAAATTGAGCAAGATGCTTTTGATGAATTGCAAATGCTGATCAATGACGATAACCGGAAATATATCCACTTTCTGGAAGGCATCAGCTGGCCGGATCTGAATGCATTCTATCAGCAGGCAGAAGTCTTTGCTTTTCCATCCCTAGCAGAAGGTTTTGGGATTCCGCCTATAGAAGCGGCCATAAATGGATGTAAGGTGATTTGTTCCAATCAGACGGCAATGTCAGAATTTGGCTTTTTCAAATACTTATTTGACCCCGGAGATCAGCCTGGGTTTGAATCTATGTTACGTGCAGTGCTGGATGATCAGGAATACCCTTTTGAACAAATCAAACAAGAGATCACCAGTAAATATAACTGGCAGGTGATCGCAGATAAATTTTATAATATAATTAGCAAAGATCATATATGCGCATAGCGATAATCGGGACAAGAGGTATACCAAACTATTATGGTGGTTTTGAACAATGTGCAGAGTACCTTGCGCTTGGGTTAGTGAAAAGAGGATTTGAAGTTATCGTTTACAACTCTCATAACCATCCCTGCCAGGAAAAGGAGTGGAATGGTGTTAAATTGGTGCATTGTTACGATCCTGAAGATAAAATTGGTACTGCCGGCCAGTTTATTTATGACCTGAACTGTATTCTTGATGTGAGAAAACAGCATTGTGATATCATTCTGCAACTCGGGTATACCAGTAGTTCGGTCTGGGGCTGGATGCTGCCAAAAAAAGTAGTCGTGACCACCAATATGGATGGACTGGAATGGAAGCGGACAAAGTATTCAGAAAAAGTAAAGAAATTCTTAAGGTACGCAGAAAGCCTTGGTGTTAAATATAGTGATCATTTGATCTCAGATTCTATCGGGATTCAGGACTATCTGAAAGATAAATATAAAAAAGACTCCACCTTCATCGCTTACGGGGCTACTTTATTTGAAAATCCTGATCCGAATGTGCTTCAGGAATACAAACTCGCTCCGTATGCCTACAATATGCTGATTGCCAGATTAGAGCCTGAAAATAGTATTGAAGTTATCCTGGATGGTGTAGCGATGGCGAATCTTGATATCCCGTTTCTGGTTGTCGGCAAACACGAAACCGCTTACGGAAATTATCTGAAAGCAAAATTTGCTGCCTATCCTCAAATCAGGTTTATTGGTGGTATTTATAACATTGGAATCCTGAATAGTCTGAGACATTTCTCAAAGATCTATTTTCATGGGCATACCGTTGGCGGTACTAATCCATCTCTGCTCGAGGCTATGGCATCAAGCAGTTTGATCTGTGCAAATGATAATCCTTTCAATAAGTACATTTTAGAAAGTGATGCGATCTATTTCCAGAATGCAGCCGATGTTCAAAAGCACTTATTGAAAGTAGTTTATGATCAGGATCTCTATCAATCGATGATTGCAAATAACAGGGATAAGATTACCAGGATCTATGATTGGGAATTGATTGTTGATCAATATGCAAATCACTTTGCTACCGTTAAAGGACAGATCAGCCGGTAAATCTTACCAGCTTTTTCTCAGCTTTAAAAGCAAACCATAAGAATTATAAAGTAATTTACCCTGATCAAGGGCTGTAGCAAAACCAAGACTATAGCCCTTGTTGATTGGTCTCATCCCTTCCAGATAAAAAGAAAACTGATCAACCGGGACAAAGATATTGCTGGTCTGCGGATTTCTGATCGAGCCCGTTGAACCTCCGTAAATACTCGTTCCGAAAGTACCGTAGTTCTTCGAGTAAGTAAGTTTCGTCGTGAAATCCCAATCTTGTACGCTTCCCGATAAACCGAAATGCACTGCAACTACCCGGTTATTGATAAAATTATCTGCGTACCGGTAAGCTTGCCCTTTTCGTGCATCGTCTCTTGTGGTAATTAAAGGGTTTCCAAGTCCCATACGCTTATAAGACCAGCCTTCCATATAATAGAAGTTATTGTAATAATCTTCATCACCAGATTTGGTAGGGGTAGACCACGGATAGCCTGCCTGATCTTTGGAATAAAAGAACTCAAATAATGCTTTCTTCCACTCAAAGCCACGATTTTTACGGTTGTAATTCTTATTCTCTAAACTAATCCCATTTAAACCGTCCCTGATATTTGCCAGTTTAGACAAGGCGCCGACATCGTAAAAAGTCTGGCGGTATACCATGACCTTAATACTGTTGAAATCATATTCAGCGCCCAGGTCCACAGAACCCAGCTGATTGCCAATTTTAGAAGTTGGCACGCCGGTGGCTCCGTAAGATTTACCTGTTGCTACATAAAAGAATGATTTGAGCGGAGAAAGTTTGAAATTAGGGCCATATGCTTCCTTTTCATTCCCCCAATAAACCTGGTGGTTGAACCCGCCATAGAGCTTTAGTTTCCAATCTTTTCTGCCCAAACGAACATACAAAGATTTTTGATGAAAATAAGTAGCAGGGTGGGTGTTCTGGATAGTATAAACCTGGTTACTGGACTGCGAACCGGTAATCACATCCAGAATTCTTGTTTTTCCAACCCAGCCATGCACAAAGTTTCCTTTGATGGCGAAAAGCCCGTTAAATACCGGTAAAGTATAATAATTGGGAATGGAAAGCTCTATTTTTGGTATGCCCAATGCATTTCCTGAGACGGAGAAATTTCCTGAACTTAATGAGGTGTCTCCATTCAGTCCCATTACATCCTTTGTCCTTCCACCCTTTAATTGAAAAATTCCAGCCCTTACTTTGGCATAAGCTTCGATCAACTGGATTTCTGATTCCTTTCCGGCATTTGCTCTCCCGTCAAAGCCAAAACCCCAGTCTAACAGTTTTTTCTTTCCTGATACACTATCAACTGAAGATGGTATACTATAATCACGGTGAAATCTGGCGATAAAACTTGCCGATGCACCAACAGAAGGGGTTGATCCGAACTGGTTTGACCGCATCCAGAAAGGAACAACGCCGCTGGTTGTTCCGATGGCCTGAATCTCCACTTCGGCTTTTATACCTTTAAAGGTTTGTGCTTTGGTCTGGCTGGTCAGTGCCAGAAGTGCTATGGGAATTAATATTAACTTATTGTTAAGGTTTTCAATAAAACTCATCAGGATCAAGATAAAAAAAGTACGGTAGCGCGTTTGTATTAATAGAGAGCTGTTTTTGTTTAAATGAAGGTTTCTCCGAAAGTGATGCTCATTTCTTTCACCACTTCCTTGATTTCCTGTTCCTGGTCTTTAGGGTAAATCAATAAAGCATTGCCTTCATCTACGACAATAAAATTATCGAGGCCGCGGATAATAGCCAGTTTATCACTATTGATATGAATGATACTATTCTGCGTGTCTTTTATATTGATTTGTCTGGCAGATAATACATTGTTGTCATCATTTCTTGGGGCAGACTCGTACAAAGAAGCCCATGTTCCAAGATCTGACCAGCCGAAATCTGAAGGAATAGTATAAACGTTATCGGCCTGTTCCATGATCGCATAATCAATAGATATGTTTGGTGATTTTGGATAGTTTTCGCTGATGAATGTCTGTTCCTCAGAAGTATTGTATACCTCTTTTCCGCTATCAAACATTGTGTATATGGTTTCTGCGTGTTCTTTTAGTCCTTTAAGGATAGAGCCGACCTTCCAGATGAAAATACCAGCGTTCCATAGGTAATCTCCTGTTTTCAGGAATTCTTTTGCTTTTTCGAGCGAAGGTTTTTCTGTGAACTGAATTACTTTATGGAGTCCCTGATCCTGGTCTGCCGCATATTTGATATAGCCGTATCCTGTATCTGGTCTGGTTGGTGCGATCCCTAAGGTAACCAGTACGTCGTGCTGTTCTGTATAAGCTAATGCCTGCTTAACTTTATCAATGAAGATATTTTCATGTAATATGAAATGATCTGATGGGGCGACTACAATGTTTGCATCCGGGTTGATTTTGTTTAGCTTAAAAGAGGCATAAGCGATACATGGGGCGGTATTATTACGGCTGGGTTCACAAATTAACTGCTCTAAGCTAATTCCTTTTAGTTGATTTATAATAATATTGCTGTACTGACTATTAGTTACAATGTATATATTTTCAGGCGGACATAGTTTCAAAAAACGATCATATGTTAATTGAAGGAGCGATTTGCCGATTCCAAGGATGTCAAGGAATTGTTTAGGGTAGGCATTGCGGCTTTTAGGCCAGAATCTGCTGCCGACTCCGCCGGCCATTATCAATACAAAGTTGTTGTTTTTCATTTTTTCTGGTTGAATGGGTTTGCTCTTAAATGGTTGAAAATCTTATGTTTATTTATGTATCTGGTTCTTTTTTGTTTCGTTTTAGCAGTTTATTAAACAATAATAAGGTATAGCCTGAGGTTTTAATGGCAGTTATTCCCCTTGATTCTAAAATTATTGAATTATTCCTTATAAACTGCTGGTGAATTCAGGAGTTAATGATTTTTTAACCTTAATCTCATCCTCTTCTTGCAAATGTATTTATTTTTATGTTATTATAATTATGTTTCTATTGCTATTTGCGTTTAATAAAAGGCTTGTTATGTTAATATATTGAATTTAAGTGAAAATTTAATGCTGTGTTAATGAGGTAAAATCCTTAAGAGTGTTATATTTGTACCTATAACATTTCTACTTATGACTAAATTAAAACCCTCACTCGTTATTTTGGCTGCCGGAATGGCGAGCCGTTATGGTGGCAATAAACAAATTGAGTCTTTTGGGCCTTCCGGAGAAACCATTATGGAGTATTCAATTTTTGATGCCATTAAAGCAGGGTTTGGTAAGGTGATCTTTATCATCCGTGAAGAATTTGCTGCTTCTTTTAAAGCTGCTATTGAACCTAAGCTTGCGGGTAAAATTGGGCTGGACTATGTTTACCAGTCTCTGGATAAATTTAGTGGCGGCCAGGAGATTTCTGCTGAACGTACAAAACCATTTGGGACACAACATGCGCTGTTATGTACAAAGGAGGTTTTAGATGGGCCTTTCGCAGTGATCAATGCGGATGACTTTTATGGTGATGATGCATTTAAGCAAGCTTACGATTTTCTGACTACAGAAGCCGCAGCAGGAAAATATGCCTGTATCGGATATGAACTTAAAAATAGCTTAAGTGATCATGGCTCAGTGACCCGTGGTCAGATTAATGTGAATGCAGCCGGTCATATTACGGGGATCACAGAGCGTAAAGAAGTGGTTAAAAAGGATGGTAAAGCAATCGCAAAGGATGGGGATACGCTGATTGAATTACCGCTGGATACCAAAGTAAGTATGAACTTCTTTTGCTTTACGCCGGAGTTTGTGAATTGGAGTGAAATTGGTTATCTTAAGTTTCTTCAGGAAAATGTAAATGACCTGAAAGCTGAGTTTTTAATCCCGGAAGTTGCAGATCAGCTGATCAATGCAGGTGAGGGGGTAGTGAAAATGATCCCAACTCAATCTAAATGGTTTGGTGTGACTTTTAAAGAAGATGCACAGATCGTTAAAGAAAGACTATTGGAGCTGACAGCAGAGGGATTGTATCCTGCTGATCTGTGGAAATAAAAATCAGGATAATCAACCATTAAATTTATAATGATGACTAAGAAAATTTTAATTACCGGTGGTGCCGGCTTTATCGGTTCCCATGTAGTGCGCAGGTTCGTGAAGAGCTATCCCGATTATCAGATCGTAAACCTTGATAAATTAACTTATGCAGGGAATCTTTTAAATCTGACTGATATAGAAGCAGCGCCAAATTATGAATTTATAAAAGGCGATATTGTGGATGCCGCTTTTATAGCTGAGCTGTTCCGTACGGCGCAATTTGATGCCGTTGTCCATTTGGCTGCCGAATCACACGTGGACCGTTCTATTTCCAATCCGATGGAATTTGTGATGACCAATGTGATTGGGACAGTTAATCTGCTGAATGCTGCAAAAGAACATTGGAAAGGCGACTACGCGAATAAGCGTTTTTATCATGTTTCCACAGATGAAGTTTATGGAGCACTAGGTGAAACCGGTATGTTTACCGAGACTACCGCTTATGATCCGCATAGCCCTTACTCTGCTTCTAAAGCAAGTTCGGATCACTTTGTTCGTGCTTACCACGATACCTATGGCCTGGATGTGGTGATTTCCAACTGCTCGAATAACTATGGCTCTCATCATTTTCCGGAAAAACTAATTCCGCTGGCGATCAATAATATTAAAAATAATAAAGCAGTACCTGTATACGGTAAAGGTGAAAATGTGCGCGACTGGCTTTGGGTAGAAGATCATGCCCGTGCGATTGATGTAATTTTCCACCAGGCAAATGCAGGAGAAACCTATAATATAGGTGGTCACAATGAATGGAAAAACATTGACCTGATTAAATTGCTTTGCAGGATTATGGATGAAAAACTTGGGCGTTTATCCGGTACCTCTGAACAATTGATTACTTATGTGACCGATCGTGCAGGCCACGATTTGAGATATGCAATTGATTCTTCTAAACTTCAGGAAAAATTAAACTGGGTACCCAGTCTTCAATTTGAAGAAGGCCTGGCTAAAACTGTAGATTGGTATCTTGAAAATGAACAATGGCTGGATGATGTGACTTCGTCAAATTATCAGTCTTATTATGAAACGCAATACGCAGAAAGATAAATGGATATATTAGTATTAGGTGCATCTGGTCAGCTGGGTAGCTGTATCAAAAAAGTAGCTTCGCAAAAACAGTTCGGTTCTATCTCTTTTCCTGATGAAAGTGCAGGGAATATACTGGATTATGCAGGGCTTGAAAAATTATTTATCGCAGAGCAGCCGAAATTCGTGATTAACTGTGCGGCTTATACCGCAGTAGATAAAGCAGAAGATGATGTGGAGCTTTGTGAGCAGATCAACAGGGATGGTGCAAAGAATATTGCACTGCTTTGCCAGGCTTACGGTGCGGCAATGATTCATGTTTCTACTGATTTTGTCTTTGCTGGTAACAGTGTTAATCTATTGAAAGAAGAAGATACTGCTGAACCTGTTAATGTTTATGGCGTGACTAAGCTGGCGGGTGAAAAAGATATTGCAGCTGTTTTGTCTGCGCATTTCATTGTACGTACCAGCTGGTTGTATTCAGAATATGGAAACAACTTTGTGAAAACTATGCTGAAATTAGGTGCAGAAAGAGATGAGCTGAATATTATTGCTGATCAGATTGGTACGCCGACTTATGCGATCGATCTGGCAAAAGCAATTTTGGCTATTATTGAATCCGGAAAGGCGGCTTACGGTGTTTACCACTACAGCAATGAAGGGGTCACTTCCTGGTACGATTTTGCACAGGGTATTTTTGAAATCAGTGATACACAGGTGAAATTATTCCCTATTCCTACTTCTAAATATCCAACCAGGGCAGTAAGGCCGAAGTTTTCTGTCATGGATAAAACTAAAATTAAAGAGACTTTTGATTTAGAGATCCCATACTGGAGAGACAGCTTATTAGTTTGTATTGATCAATTGGCTTTAATTAACGCACCTCAAATTTAAAATATGAAAGGAATAATTCTGGCAGGAGGAAGTGGAACACGTTTGCACCCCCTGACTCTTGTGATGAGTAAACAAATGATGCCGGTTTATGATAAGCCGATGATCTATTACCCGCTGTCAACTTTGATGCTGGCCGGCATCAGGGAAGTGCTGATTATCTCTACACCTCACGATTTGCCTAACTTTGAAAAACTGCTGGGTGACGGAAGCCGTTTGGGATGTAAATTCTCCTATGCTGTACAAGCTGAGCCGAATGGATTAGCGCAGGCTTTTGTGATTGGTGCTGACTTTATTGGAAAAGATAAAGTTGCGCTGGTGCTGGGTGATAATATTTTTTACGGAGAAGGGATGTCTAAATTATTGCAGGCAAGTGCAGATCCTGAAGGGGGTGTTGTTTTTGCCTACCAGGTTTCTGATCCGGAACGTTACGGTGTTGTGGAATTTGATGAAGATAAAAAAGCGGTCTCTATTGAAGAGAAACCAGTTCAGCCTAAATCTGATTATGCAGTTCCTGGCTTGTATTTTTACGATAATAGTGTCGTAGAGATTGCGAAAAATATCAAACCTTCTCCGCGCGGTGAATATGAAATTACAGATGTGAACAAAGTTTATCTGGAGCAGGGGAAATTAAAAGTTGGTGTGCTGAGCAGGGGTACGGCCTGGCTGGATACTGGTACATTTAACTCTCTGATGCAGGCCGGGCAATTTGTTCAGGTTATTGAAGAACGTCAGGGGCAAAAAATTGGGGCGATCGAAGAAGTCGCTTACCGGATGGGTTTTATAGATGAAGCGCAACTGACTGCTATAGCTAACCCTTTGGTTAAAAGTGGTTATGGACAATACTTATTGAAGTTACTGAAGTAAATTTATTTTTACAGCTTTTTGCTGTGCTGAAAAGATCCCCCGGATACCCATCCGGGGGATCTTTTTTTTTTGAAATATCACTATAGGTTGTACGGAATGTTTTCAGGTTGTTTCTCTTTTTTTCGTATTGAAGTGTTATTCAGGTTATTTTATTCTTAAATGAAATCTAAAAAAAGCTTTTAAAACCATAAGGAGTATAGCGCTTTTATTTTGTTCAATTATTGTTAAATTTTGATTAAATAATAAATATTCGGCTATAAAAAACTTTTTAAGTTAAATATTGCAATAAAATTGATAATTCTCTTTGCGATTGACGCTTATTTGCTATATTCGTGTGTCTATAAATAAATCTCCCTATGCAAACACGTTATTTATACCTTTTGAGGTATGTTTTACCCGTCACTGACCTGTTAATGCTTAATCTGGTTTACTTTGCCGCCTATGATTTAAGTATTTACATGGGAAAAAATGTTTCTTATGAATTATTACATCATTATGTGATTGTATGTAATCTGATTTGGGTGTTTAATGCCTTGTTTTTTGGTATGTATACCGAATATGGAGCAAGGCGCCTGGAGCGTATTTACAGGAGTACCTGGAGAAGTGTACTGATGCATGCTGTGTTATTTTCGGCTTACCTGTTATTGGAAAAGAATATAGACTTTTCAAAAACCTTCATTGCGGTCTTTTATTTCCTGCTTTCCAGTGCATTTATACTAAATCGTTTTGTAGGAACATCTTTGCAATTTCTGTTAATCAATAAATTCCACGTGACAAAAAAGGTGGCTGTAATGGGAGGTAATCCTACAGGCAACCGGCTGGCCAGCTATCTGACCAAACAAAATAACGTAGACTTTTATGGGATTATAGCGGAGCAGGATGAAGACTTTTACAGTGATAAAACAGGCCTGATCTCTGACTTTGCTATTGCTGAAATGAAGGCAGCAGCAGCAGGTGGTGTCAAAGACTTATATGTTTCAGTTCCGCCCGAAAGAATGTCAAAAATGCATTCTCTGGTTAGAGAGGCAGATAAACAATGTCTGCGCCTGAAATTCATTCCTGATATAGCAGGAACTTTGGATGCGCCCTATACCATGAGTTATATGGGTGATGAATTTC
The sequence above is drawn from the Pedobacter cryoconitis genome and encodes:
- the rfbB gene encoding dTDP-glucose 4,6-dehydratase, with the protein product MTKKILITGGAGFIGSHVVRRFVKSYPDYQIVNLDKLTYAGNLLNLTDIEAAPNYEFIKGDIVDAAFIAELFRTAQFDAVVHLAAESHVDRSISNPMEFVMTNVIGTVNLLNAAKEHWKGDYANKRFYHVSTDEVYGALGETGMFTETTAYDPHSPYSASKASSDHFVRAYHDTYGLDVVISNCSNNYGSHHFPEKLIPLAINNIKNNKAVPVYGKGENVRDWLWVEDHARAIDVIFHQANAGETYNIGGHNEWKNIDLIKLLCRIMDEKLGRLSGTSEQLITYVTDRAGHDLRYAIDSSKLQEKLNWVPSLQFEEGLAKTVDWYLENEQWLDDVTSSNYQSYYETQYAER
- the rfbD gene encoding dTDP-4-dehydrorhamnose reductase, producing the protein MDILVLGASGQLGSCIKKVASQKQFGSISFPDESAGNILDYAGLEKLFIAEQPKFVINCAAYTAVDKAEDDVELCEQINRDGAKNIALLCQAYGAAMIHVSTDFVFAGNSVNLLKEEDTAEPVNVYGVTKLAGEKDIAAVLSAHFIVRTSWLYSEYGNNFVKTMLKLGAERDELNIIADQIGTPTYAIDLAKAILAIIESGKAAYGVYHYSNEGVTSWYDFAQGIFEISDTQVKLFPIPTSKYPTRAVRPKFSVMDKTKIKETFDLEIPYWRDSLLVCIDQLALINAPQI
- the rfbA gene encoding glucose-1-phosphate thymidylyltransferase RfbA gives rise to the protein MKGIILAGGSGTRLHPLTLVMSKQMMPVYDKPMIYYPLSTLMLAGIREVLIISTPHDLPNFEKLLGDGSRLGCKFSYAVQAEPNGLAQAFVIGADFIGKDKVALVLGDNIFYGEGMSKLLQASADPEGGVVFAYQVSDPERYGVVEFDEDKKAVSIEEKPVQPKSDYAVPGLYFYDNSVVEIAKNIKPSPRGEYEITDVNKVYLEQGKLKVGVLSRGTAWLDTGTFNSLMQAGQFVQVIEERQGQKIGAIEEVAYRMGFIDEAQLTAIANPLVKSGYGQYLLKLLK
- a CDS encoding undecaprenyl-phosphate glucose phosphotransferase, which gives rise to MQTRYLYLLRYVLPVTDLLMLNLVYFAAYDLSIYMGKNVSYELLHHYVIVCNLIWVFNALFFGMYTEYGARRLERIYRSTWRSVLMHAVLFSAYLLLEKNIDFSKTFIAVFYFLLSSAFILNRFVGTSLQFLLINKFHVTKKVAVMGGNPTGNRLASYLTKQNNVDFYGIIAEQDEDFYSDKTGLISDFAIAEMKAAAAGGVKDLYVSVPPERMSKMHSLVREADKQCLRLKFIPDIAGTLDAPYTMSYMGDEFPIITLRNEPLELMGNRFKKRTFDIIFSGLVILFILSWLYPIIALLIKLQSKGPVLFKQLRSGRNDEPFWCLKFRSMRMNSTSDKKQATKNDDRITPIGKFLRKTSLDELPQFFNVFAGSMTVVGPRPHMLSHTEEYRAIISEFMVRHFMKPGITGWAQVNGFRGETKAPGSMEKRVKHDIWYLENWTAMLDVKILFMTIINVIHGEDNAY